A genomic segment from Spinacia oleracea cultivar Varoflay chromosome 3, BTI_SOV_V1, whole genome shotgun sequence encodes:
- the LOC110778667 gene encoding uncharacterized protein: MDTKKVTKSHIPAESAPARIEISTDNKAMENESMARRKRGRPFGSKDSKLRKVKRPDGLTNEINIDPAKEGHERPNEEENIDKDDPPKEEEENHKKHDWPKRKEAIQAELKSLENREVFGKISTTPKGVKPVGHKWVFVRKRNENNKVTKYKARLVAQGFSQISGIDYEETYSPFNSLARWFKSVTISRVGTGVQTRKEVANSMDNDRSLMHTQGLSNRLQPTYQNGVKNFLDFAFKDTIPNTGAKKRCPCLKCRNYIDHDRETMWAHLFRVGMDPDYNPWIFHGEEQLDMGNMEMSEEEGDLFDDEDPLVSEEMVALVHDATNVVPENLNDRDEEDKDHAEIPDKFYRLMKDAEEELFSGCKTFSRLEFIVTLLHLKVSGHWPEKTFTLLLSVLHKAFNYDPKFPKSSHEAQKYTKDLGLNYVKIHACVNHCIFIERSMKMPIHALLVRSPDGKKVVVNLMIVSHFSESQGTSQRIPRIPRLVLRHFPLVPRLQRLFMSSKITKHMRWHKDRKRVDKDVLRHPSDSKAWEKLDDSFPGLAKDPRNVRLGLSTDGFNPGAHLGTKCSIWPVFLVPYNLPAWMCMTSPYIMLSLLIPGPKSPGNDIDVFLEPLIDEIQELWEVGVKTYDSHSRQNFNMKASLLWTMSDFPAYGNLSGWSTCGKLACPTCYKHTWHKRLKHGSKECFKGTRMFLEPDHRWRNDKKSFDGEKERRPPPILLSGDEILEAFDGVPNVIFGKKRKRTDRYLFDQWKKLSIFFRLPYWSKLLIRHNLDVMHIEKNICDSILGTILDIPNKTKDTLKARKDFKEMNVHHNLIPIKIGDKYAIPRAPYQLTSIERRKVLEFLSKVKVPDGYSSNIARCASMEVGKISNMKSHYCHVFLQDLLKPAFQGILPKEVLEPLVELSLFFKQLCSKTLKIDVSEKMEKSIAITLCKLEKVFVPAFFDIMVHLPIHLANEAKIAGPVQYRWQYRYERYLNGIETKFNCMSRNDMDRQESLLFKLSVFQKKGNPLGKRTFKQLSFLDWKKAQLEYTTIHGPKPSLVDWFRYQIWKLYTEGGPRVTTELLSLSRGPSKSVKSYQGYYVNGYRFHTKKRQRRRKTQNSGVIVKGDAESGENDFFGVLKEVIELEYDAPNSGDT; the protein is encoded by the exons ATGGATACAAAGAAAGTGACAAAGTCACATATTCCAGCAGAGAGTGCACCTGCACGCATTGAAATTTCCACTGATAATAAGGCTATGGAAAATGAGTCTATGGCACGACGAAAACGTGGAAGGCCATTTGGTTCAAAAGATTCTAAGCTAAGAAAAGTAAAGAGGCCTGATGGATTAACAAATGAAATCAATATTGACCCTGCAAAAGAAGGTCATGAAAGACCAAATGAAGAGGAAAATATAGATAAAGATGATCCTCCTAAAGAGGAGGAAGAAAATCATAAGAA ACATGATTGGCCAAAACGGAAAGAGGCAATTCAGGCAGAATTGAAATCCCTTGAAAATCGAGAagtttttggaaaaatatcCACTACACCAAAGGGTGTAAAACCTGTTGGACACAAATGGGTATTCGTGAGAAAAAGAAATGAGAACAATAAGGTTACAAAGTACAAGGCAAGGCTAGTTGCCCAAGGTTTTTCTCAAATATCAGGGATTGATTATGAGGAGACATATTCTCCG TTCAATTCATTAGCTAGATGGTTTAAGAGTGTGACAATTAGTAGGGTGGGAACTGGAGTACAGACTAGGAAGGAAGTTGCAA ATAGCATGGATAATGATAGGAGTTTGATGCATACACAAGGGTTGAGCAATCGGCTACAACCAACTTATCAAAATGGTGTTAAAAATTTTCTCGATTTTGCTTTCAAAGACACAATCCCTAATACCGGGGCTAAGAAAAGGTGTCCTTGTTTGAAGTGTCGAAATTACATCGACCATGATCGAGAGACAATGTGGGCTCATCTTTTCCGAGTAGGAATGGATCCCGACTATAATCCGTGGATATTCCATGGAGAAGAACAACTTGACATGGGAAACATGGAAATGTCCGAGGAGGAAggtgatttgtttgatgatgaaGATCCTCTTGTATCCGAGGAGATGGTTGCTTTGGTGCATGATGCCACAAATGTAGTGCCCGAGAATTTGAATGATAGAGATGAAGAGGATAAAGACCATGCCGAAATTCCTGATAAGTTTTATAGGTTAATGAAAGATGCAGAAGAAGAATTATTCTCGGGTTGTAAAACCTTTTCAAGGTTGGAGTTCATCGTAACTCTCTTACATCTCAAGGTTAGTGGACATTGGCCTGAGAAGACATTTACTTTGCTTCTTAGTGTGTTACATAAGGCCTTCAATTATGATCCTAAATTTCCAAAGAGCTCCCATGAAGCCCAGAAGTACACAAAAGATCTTGGGTTGAATTATGTGAAGATCCATGCTTGTGTAAATCATTGCATCTTTATAGAAAGGAGTATGAAAATGCCGATTCATGCCCTACTTGTGAGGAGTCCAGATGGAAAGAAGGTAGTGGTGAATTTGATGATAGTGTCACATTTTTCGGAATCTCAAGGGACCTCACAACGGATTCCTAGAATACCTCGTCTAGTTCTTCGTCATTTTCCTTTAGTTCCTAGGCTTCAAAGGCTTTTTatgtcttcaaaaattactAAGCACATGAGATGGCATAAGGATAGGAAGCGAGTTGATAAGGACGTATTAAGGCATCCATCTGATTCAAAGGCATGGGAGAAGCTCGATGATTCATTTCCTGGTTTGGCAAAAGATCCACGTAATGTGAGATTAGGTCTTTCAACTGATGGTTTCAATCCTGGTGCACATTTAGGCACTAAGTGCAGTATATGGCCAGTCTTTTTAGTGCCATATAATCTCCCAGCATGGATGTGTATGACAAGTCCTTACATCATGCTATCACTCTTAATTCCTGGTCCAAAGTCCCCCGGAAATGATATAGATGTGTTCTTGGAGCCGTTGATCGATGAAATTCAAGAGTTATGGGAAGTTGGGGTCAAAACTTATGATTCACATAGTCGCCAAAATTTTAATATGAAGGCATCGCTATTGTGGACAATGAGTGATTTTCCTGCTTACGGGAATCTGTCTGGTTGGAGTACTTGTGGTAAACTTGCTTGCCCAACATGTTATAAGCATACTTGGCACAAGCGGTTAAAGCATGGATCGAAAGAATGCTTTAAAGGTACTCGTATGTTCTTGGAACCCGATCATAGGTGGAGAAATGACAAGAAATCTTTTGATGGGGAAAAGGAGAGACGACCACCTCCAATTCTTTTGTCAGGGGATGAGATATTAGAGGCATTTGATGGTGTCCCAAATGTGATTTTTGGGAAGAAGCGAAAGAGAACCGATCGATACTTGTTTGACCAATGGAAGAAGTTGAGCATCTTCTTTAGACTTCCTTATTGGAGTAAGCTTTTGATAAGACACAACTTAGATGTCATGCATATTGAAAAGAACATTTGTGACAGTATATTAGGAACAATACTTGATATTCCTAATAAGACAAAAGACACCTTGAAAGCTCGAAAGGATTTTAAGGAGATGAATGTGCATCATAATTTAATTCCTATTAAGATAGGTGATAAATATGCCATCCCTAGAGCACCATATCAGTTGACATCTATAGAGAGGCGTAAAGTATTAGAGTTCTTGTCCAAGGTTAAAGTGCCAGATGGTTACTCTTCTAACATAGCTCGATGTGCAAGTATGGAAGTTGGaaaaatatcaaacatgaaaagTCATTATTGTCATGTGTTCTTGCAAGATTTGCTTAAACCGGCATTTCAAGGTATCTTACCTAAGGAGGTGCTAGAACCTTTGGTTGAGCTTAGCTTATTTTTTAAGCAGTTGTGTTCTAAAACTCTAAAAATTGATGTGTCAGAGAAGATGGAAAAGAGTATTGCAATTACTCTTTGCAAGCTTGAAAAGGTATTTGTTCCGGCTTTCTTTGATATTATGGTCCACCTTCCAATCCACTTGGCCAATGAGGCCAAGATAGCTGGCCCAGTGCAATATCGTTGGCAATATCGGTATGAAAG ATATCTAAATGGGATTGAGACCAAGTTCAATTGCATGAGTAGAAATGACATGGATAGGCAAGAATCTCTGTTGTTTAAGTTATCAGTTTTCCAAAAGAAGGGGAATCCACTAGGCAAAAGAACATTTAAGCAATTGAGCTTTTTGGATTGGAAGAAAGCTCAATT AGAGTACACCACTATACATGGGCCAAAGCCAAGTCTAGTTGATTGGTTTCGATATCAG ATTTGGAAGCTTTACACGGAGGGGGGCCCAAGAGTAACAACTGAGTTACTATCATTGTCACGAGGCCCGAGTAAGAGTGTGAAAAGCTATCAAGGATACTATGTAAATGGGTATCGCTTTCACACTAAAAAGCGTCAAAGAAGGCGAAAGACGCAAAATAGTGGAGTAATTGTTAAAGGAGATGCAGAGAGTGGAGAAAATGACTTCTTCGGGGTTTTGAAAGAAGTCATAGAACTTGAATATGATGCACCAAATAGTGGGGATACATAA
- the LOC110778665 gene encoding splicing factor-like protein 1, with protein sequence MEAQNLSETLPQSLDPYSSQPPLQTLVSYPEHDQPPQSLAPTPPIDPPQIQSFAQPHTLDSQFQNNNYHENGNGLSESLPKTQSGTTTADRDQSGGEEETTSRKKRRSRWDPPPSSEDASTGDGTGRKRKSRWADDEPKPAFQLPDFMGGIEFDPEVQSLNSRLLEISRKLQSGLPLDDRPEGARSPSPEPVYDNMGIRINTREYRAREKLNRERQEIISQIIKKNPAFKPPADYRPPKLHKKLYIPQKEFPGYNFIGLIIGPRGNTQKRMEKETGAKIVIRGKGSVKEGRLQQKQNLKPDPSENEDLHVLVEADTPDSLEAAAAMVEKLLQPVDEVLNEHKRQQLRELAALNGTIRDEEFCRLCGEPGHRQYACPSRTTTFKSDVLCKICGDGGHPTIDCPVKGTTGKKMDDEYRNFLAELGGTVPDSLAKNDDCPSPAGSGGAGSNPPWQSSSNPSNSHPGLGSNLGKPKDYDDTNLYIGYLPPNLDDDGLIRLFTPFGEIAMAKVIKDRVTQLSKGYGFVKYSNIEQANTAITSMNGYRLDGRTIAVRVAGKPPQPTASQPPAAPAMPPYPAANQGPGAYPSQQYATGGPLGGTPQGSYGAPVPWGPPVPPPPYAAYPPPPPGSTYYPSVQNHSLPPYGIQYPPPSGPNSTSTQTVPPGDSQQNFPPGVQSQSGTSVQSPTSGGYGSSATMAPPAPPTYLPSSYGYSPYYGAPPPPPPTDHLQSMHNVPWASNPPPPVPASEKTTQGVDMEYEKFMAEMK encoded by the coding sequence ATGGAAGCCCAAAACCTCTCTGAAACTTTACCTCAATCTTTAGATCCCTACTCTTCTCAACCACCTCTCCAAACCCTAGTTTCTTACCCAGAACACGACCAACCACCCCAATCCCTAGCTCCGACACCGCCAATTGATCCGCCTCAAATTCAATCATTCGCGCAACCACACACCCTAGATTCGCAGTTCCAGAACAATAACTATCACGAGAACGGGAATGGTTTGAGTGAATCATTGCCGAAAACTCAAAGCGGGACCACTACCGCCGACAGAGATCAATCGGGCGGTGAAGAGGAGACCACTAGCCGTAAGAAACGTCGGAGCAGATGGGACCCACCGCCTTCATCGGAGGATGCCTCCACCGGAGATGGTACCGGAAGAAAGAGGAAGTCTCGGTGGGCTGACGACGAGCCCAAACCGGCGTTTCAGTTGCCTGATTTCATGGGAGGTATTGAATTCGACCCTGAAGTTCAGTCTCTTAATAGTAGACTTCTTGAAATCAGTAGGAAATTGCAATCTGGATTGCCATTAGATGATAGACCTGAAGGTGCTAGATCACCTTCCCCCGAACCGGTTTATGATAACATgggaattaggattaatactAGGGAGTATCGTGCTCGTGAGAAATTGAATAGAGAGAGACAGGAGATTATATCACAGATTATTAAGAAAAACCCTGCCTTTAAGCCCCCGGCTGATTACCGGCCCCCGAAGCTTCACAAGAAGCTTTATATTCCTCAGAAGGAGTTCCCAGGTTATAATTTCATTGGGTTGATTATTGGGCCAAGGGGGAATACCCAGAAACGAATGGAGAAGGAGACTGGGGCAAAGATTGTGATTCGGGGTAAGGGTTCTGTTAAGGAAGGGAGGTTGCAACAAAAGCAAAATTTGAAACCTGATCCTTCGGAGAATGAGGATTTACATGTTTTGGTGGAGGCTGATACACCGGATTCACTCGAGGCTGCTGCTGCTATGGTGGAGAAGCTACTGCAGCCGGTGGATGAAGTGCTTAATGAGCATAAGAGGCAGCAACTTAGGGAGCTTGCTGCTTTGAATGGGACTATTAGAGATGAGGAGTTTTGTAGGCTTTGTGGTGAGCCAGGGCATCGACAATACGCCTGTCCTTCGAGGACCACAACGTTTAAGAGTGATGTGCTCTGTAAGATTTGTGGTGATGGTGGACATCCAACTATTGATTGTCCTGTAAAGGGGACAACTGGGAAGAAGATGGATGATGAGTACCGGAACTTTTTGGCTGAGTTAGGAGGTACAGTCCCTGATTCTTTGGCCAAAAATGATGATTGCCCTTCCCCTGCTGGATCTGGTGGTGCTGGAAGCAACCCGCCTTGGCAGAGTAGCAGCAATCCCAGCAATTCACATCCTGGATTAGGTTCTAATCTTGGTAAACCTAAAGACTATGATGATACCAATTTGTATATTGGCTACTTGCCACCTAATCTTGATGACGATGGCTTGATACGCCTATTTACTCCTTTTGGTGAAATTGCGATGGCTAAGGTTATTAAAGACCGTGTAACTCAGTTGAGCAAAGGTTATGGTTTTGTGAAGTATTCCAATATTGAGCAGGCCAATACTGCTATTACTAGCATGAATGGCTATCGTTTAGATGGCCGAACAATTGCAGTTAGAGTTGCTGGGAAACCTCCTCAACCCACCGCTTCCCAACCCCCTGCTGCTCCGGCAATGCCACCATATCCAGCTGCAAATCAAGGTCCTGGCGCCTATCCGTCTCAGCAATACGCAACTGGTGGGCCTCTTGGTGGCACGCCTCAGGGGAGCTATGGTGCTCCTGTCCCTTGGGGACCACCAGTGCCTCCACCTCCTTATGCTGCCTATCCCCCTCCACCTCCTGGATCAACTTATTATCCTTCTGTTCAGAATCACTCGTTGCCCCCTTATGGTATTCAGTATCCTCCTCCATCTGGCCCAAATAGCACCTCTACCCAAACTGTGCCTCCTGGTGACTCGCAACAAAATTTCCCGCCTGGTGTGCAATCTCAGAGTGGCACTTCTGTTCAATCCCCCACTTCTGGTGGATATGGTTCATCAGCTACGATGGCACCCCCTGCACCACCTACCTACTTGCCGTCATCTTATGGTTATTCACCTTATTATGGAGCACCTCCTCCTCCCCCTCCTACCGATCATCTACAGAGCATGCATAATGTCCCTTGGGCGTCAAATCCTCCACCACCTGTACCggcttcagaaaagacaacacaGGGAGTAGATATGGAGTACGAGAAGTTCATGGCAGAGATGAAGTGA
- the LOC110778666 gene encoding transcription factor BPE-like encodes MPDFSLLLQLAINTLTSSSFSLARREKISERMRILQDLVPGCNKFLSMKLEAVNTRTSPGIEGFPSKDHKIFPWMRRR; translated from the exons ATGCCGGAtttttctctcctcctccaGCTTGCAATCAACACTCTCACTTCGTCTTCTTTCTCCCTG GCTAGAAGAGAAAAGATCAGTGAGAGGATGAGAATATTACAGGATCTTGTCCCTGGGTGTAATAAG TTTCTTTCAATGAAATTAGAAGCTGTCAATACGAGAACCAGCCCTGGTATTGAAGGATTTCCGTCAAAAGAT CACAAAATATTTCCGTGGATGCGTAGGAGATGA